The Natronospira bacteriovora DNA window CAGCTCCCGGCGCAAATCGTTGATGAAGGTATCCACCGGAATGTGCTCATGGGAGCGGTTGCGGACCGACTGGATGATCACCCGGGGACGGTCACGGTCCGGGTTGTCGGCACGGAAGCGATCCACCCAGGGGAAGGTGAGCATGTCCTCGATCATGGCCTCGGAGACCAGTCGGGAATCGGTGGCATTCCAGCGATCGGTGAGATCGATCTGCTCATCGGCATCAACGCGGGTGACCTGGGTGCCCCCGCCACAGGCGGCGAGCAGCATCGCCGCAATCAGCAGCGACGCCACCAGGCCCAGCGGCCGGAAACGGGTGGTGGATACGGACATGGTTCCTGCTCCCATCATGACTTCCCCTCTCGTTCTGACCCCCGTGGGGTCAATGCTATCCACGAATCATAATCC harbors:
- a CDS encoding penicillin-binding protein activator LpoB is translated as MMGAGTMSVSTTRFRPLGLVASLLIAAMLLAACGGGTQVTRVDADEQIDLTDRWNATDSRLVSEAMIEDMLTFPWVDRFRADNPDRDRPRVIIQSVRNRSHEHIPVDTFINDLRRELIRAGRVDFVAGGAEREDLREERRDQEFYADEETRARMGRELGADYALTGTINSFQDRLDGTRVTFYQVDLKLVDLESNIEVWNGQKQIQKVMHRARRGF